In Carya illinoinensis cultivar Pawnee chromosome 9, C.illinoinensisPawnee_v1, whole genome shotgun sequence, the following are encoded in one genomic region:
- the LOC122276278 gene encoding isocitrate dehydrogenase [NAD] catalytic subunit 5, mitochondrial isoform X2, with amino-acid sequence MLRIFKAADVPIEWEEHYVGDQIDPRTQSFLTWESLESVRRNGVGLKGPMATPIGKGHRSLNLTLRKELNLYANVRPCSSLPGYKTRYDDVNLITIRENTEGEYSGLEHQVVRGVVESLKIITRQASLRVAEYAFHYAKTHGRERVSAIHKANIMQKTDGLFLKCCREVAEKYPEIKYEEVIIDNCCMMLVKNPALFDVLVMPNLYGDIISDLCAGLVGGLGLTPSCNIGEGGIALAEAVHGSAPDIAGKNLANPTALLLSGVSMLHHLNLHDKADQIQNAILNTIAEGKYRTADLGGSSSTTDFTKAICSHL; translated from the exons ATATTTAAAGCAGCTGATGTTCCAATTGAATGGGAGGAGCACTACGTTGGGGACCAAATAGATCCTAGAACTCAAAGTTTCCTAACATGGGAAAGCTTAGAATCTGTACGGCGAAATGGGGTAGGCTTGAAAGGGCCTATGGCCACACCCATAGGAAAAGGTCATCGTTCTTTGAATCTTACTCTAaggaaagaattaaatttatatGCCAATGTTCGGCCTTGCTCCAGTCTCCCTGGCTATAAAACTCGGTATGATGATGTAAATCTTATTACTATCCGTGAAAACACAGAAGGGGAGTACAGTGGACTTGAACATCAA GTGGTCAGAGGTGTGGTTGAAAGCCTCAAGATCATTACCCGACAGGCCAGTTTGAGGGTGGCTGAATATGCTTTTCACTATGCCAAGACccatggaagagagagagtgtctGCAATACACAAAGCGAACATTATGCAGAAAACTGATGGTCTTTTCCTAAAG TGTTGCCGTGAGGTTGCAGAGAAGTACCCTGAGATTAAATACGAGGAAGTTATTATTGACAATTGCTGTATGATG CTTGTGAAGAATCCAGCTCTTTTTGATGTATTGGTGATGCCTAATCTATATGGTGACATTATCAGTGACCTTTGTGCTGGGTTGGTAGGGGGATTAGGCTTAACACCAAG CTGTAATATTGGTGAGGGAGGAATTGCCCTTGCTGAAGCTGTACATGGTTCAGCACCTGATATTGCTGGAAAG AATTTGGCGAATCCAACTGCTTTGCTGCTGAGTGGTGTCTCAATGCTGCACCATCTCAATCTCCATGACAAAGCTGACCAGATCCAAAATGCTATCCTCAACACAATTGCAGAAGGGAAGTACCGAACAGCTGACCTTGGTGGTAGTTCATCTactactgacttcacaaaggcAATTTGTAGTCATCTTTGA